From Brucella pseudogrignonensis, a single genomic window includes:
- a CDS encoding TIR domain-containing protein — protein MKIFLGYPSERLAAAEEIYAFLVSEGHEVWFDKRSLVGGDQWDDVRRRAQDQADFLIHLCSPEITERSGVVLREIRYTLKLADDQPFGRLYALFIRLEEFRLPIDLLRFHYLDYFRSDWREKLKASLEKASGVSPVSSSEGPTITVEEQVKGDCGMEKVQFSERTDTFECEGNYLRYHETGLYWEFVNAKLASVALEDFYNIRVDFLTNESEVSEFNKSTLELSSDEFFRKDEFVSARVHTYYYWSGAAHPNHYLRSFNFGGSHLGLITMPDLLYHDAKSARKILDYCEKIIDAEIAIENEDGENDLSPFFGHHKDDDETVWKLIGQFNFDPKGITVNFSPYDVLPYAFGSREALVPWRFVEGMLNERFRALPEKLQSIAI, from the coding sequence ATGAAGATTTTCTTGGGATATCCGTCGGAACGTTTGGCGGCGGCAGAAGAAATTTATGCGTTTCTCGTATCGGAAGGGCACGAGGTTTGGTTCGACAAGCGTTCTCTAGTTGGTGGTGATCAATGGGACGATGTTCGCAGGAGAGCTCAGGATCAAGCAGATTTTTTGATCCACCTCTGTTCACCGGAAATAACTGAGCGTTCCGGAGTAGTTTTAAGGGAAATTCGTTATACATTAAAACTAGCAGATGATCAGCCATTTGGCCGATTGTATGCGTTGTTTATCCGCCTTGAGGAGTTTCGCCTTCCTATTGATTTGCTAAGATTTCATTACCTTGACTATTTTCGATCTGACTGGCGTGAAAAACTAAAAGCTTCGCTTGAGAAGGCATCAGGAGTAAGCCCGGTTTCCTCGTCCGAAGGGCCGACGATCACTGTTGAAGAGCAGGTTAAAGGAGATTGTGGTATGGAGAAGGTTCAATTCTCTGAACGGACAGATACATTCGAATGTGAGGGGAATTATCTTCGCTATCACGAAACCGGTCTTTATTGGGAATTCGTAAACGCCAAACTGGCCTCGGTCGCTTTGGAAGACTTTTACAACATACGTGTTGATTTTCTGACGAACGAAAGTGAAGTGTCCGAGTTCAATAAGTCCACACTTGAACTCAGCAGTGACGAATTTTTCCGAAAGGATGAATTTGTGTCTGCACGCGTGCATACCTATTATTACTGGAGCGGTGCGGCCCATCCCAATCATTATCTCCGCTCGTTCAACTTTGGGGGCAGCCACCTCGGTCTTATTACGATGCCGGACCTGCTTTATCACGATGCGAAATCGGCAAGGAAAATACTCGATTATTGCGAAAAGATAATTGATGCTGAAATCGCTATCGAAAATGAAGACGGAGAGAATGATCTCAGTCCCTTCTTCGGTCATCATAAGGACGATGACGAAACTGTATGGAAACTGATCGGGCAGTTCAATTTCGATCCAAAGGGAATAACAGTTAATTTCAGCCCGTACGATGTATTGCCATATGCGTTTGGTTCAAGAGAAGCACTTGTTCCGTGGCGCTTTGTCGAAGGCATGTTGAATGAACGATTCAGAGCCTTGCCCGAAAAACTTCAGTCAATAGCCATATGA
- a CDS encoding DUF6626 family protein, whose amino-acid sequence MKLIEIYSAMQRKGLTKSQMEFSKIWLGRSPRYYSHLLATKREPGLATLCGMVWRLERFVEGLPTEQAKKLLELKYAINAHIARRSIVDVRGRKFR is encoded by the coding sequence ATGAAGCTCATAGAAATATACTCGGCCATGCAACGCAAAGGCCTTACAAAATCGCAAATGGAATTCTCGAAAATCTGGCTTGGTCGCAGCCCACGCTACTATTCGCATTTGTTGGCAACCAAGCGAGAGCCGGGGTTGGCAACTCTTTGCGGTATGGTGTGGCGATTGGAACGATTTGTTGAGGGGCTGCCAACGGAGCAAGCGAAAAAACTGTTAGAACTCAAGTATGCGATCAATGCGCATATTGCACGTCGATCTATTGTGGATGTTCGTGGTCGGAAATTCCGATAG
- a CDS encoding DUF6641 family protein — protein sequence MSHLKALKLANAAPARTNDPVLRSREKMIVVLSEQKLMVTAALEGRKYHTFRKVWRTNAEGQKVQTEALRRVRQGWFEDLMGKTFFVLRYAGKTIEIAKDKNAIEVSELKALPAILDTLIEAVRAGELDAQLAAVSAERKKQLHKTE from the coding sequence ATGTCCCATCTCAAGGCGCTTAAGCTTGCAAATGCGGCTCCCGCACGTACGAACGACCCTGTTTTGCGGTCACGAGAAAAAATGATCGTGGTACTCTCCGAACAAAAACTCATGGTGACGGCAGCGCTTGAAGGCCGCAAGTATCACACCTTCCGCAAAGTCTGGCGCACGAATGCGGAAGGGCAGAAGGTCCAGACGGAGGCACTACGACGTGTTCGTCAGGGCTGGTTCGAAGATCTTATGGGCAAGACATTTTTCGTCCTGCGTTATGCAGGCAAGACCATCGAAATCGCCAAGGACAAAAACGCCATTGAGGTCAGCGAATTAAAAGCGCTGCCTGCAATTCTCGACACGCTGATTGAAGCAGTTCGTGCTGGCGAACTTGACGCGCAACTCGCTGCGGTATCGGCAGAACGCAAGAAGCAGTTGCACAAAACCGAATAA
- a CDS encoding flagellar hook-basal body complex protein, which yields MPAVKINTNLSTLAPILDTAAGELPASANSTASRPTERMSLRGYAGFPNNVGLDVYYTRTGSNTWEVAVYNAADATSTGAGAPFPYSSAPLGQTTLQFDLATGSLISDGSLNVTLPGGETWPIDFSDSMSLTDSSLMDNEWIFAALNLPATDPVIKPSVLGNTPADNMANSAYSHKTSLIAYDDQGRGVTLDVYFTKGADFNWEVAVFNRDDASPSGGFPYGALGSTPLATSLMRFDPQNGKLLEGGALEIAISNGQTMTLDLAASTQLAGDYQISAAELNGQAPSATVDTIIGEDGIVYDRSANGDMLARYQLAIADVASPDKMTVISGNVFSPSAESGDITLGTAASNGNGKIRTGALENSNVDIAQELTDMIEAQRSYTANSKVFQTGSELMEVLVNLKR from the coding sequence ATGCCAGCTGTTAAAATCAATACGAACCTGTCCACGCTGGCACCGATCCTCGACACGGCAGCAGGTGAGCTGCCAGCATCCGCGAACAGCACCGCAAGCCGCCCGACTGAACGAATGAGCCTGCGAGGCTATGCAGGCTTCCCAAACAATGTCGGCCTCGACGTCTATTATACGCGTACAGGGTCGAACACATGGGAAGTGGCGGTCTACAACGCTGCTGACGCGACAAGTACTGGGGCTGGAGCTCCGTTTCCTTACAGTAGTGCCCCGCTCGGCCAAACAACGCTTCAATTCGATCTCGCGACGGGTTCGCTGATCAGTGACGGCAGTCTCAATGTGACGCTTCCGGGCGGAGAGACTTGGCCCATCGATTTCAGCGACAGTATGTCTTTGACCGACTCCAGCCTGATGGATAATGAGTGGATATTTGCGGCGCTGAACCTTCCCGCGACTGATCCAGTCATCAAGCCCTCGGTGCTCGGCAATACGCCTGCTGACAATATGGCAAACAGCGCGTATTCGCATAAGACATCCTTGATAGCATATGACGATCAGGGACGAGGTGTGACGCTGGATGTTTATTTTACCAAGGGCGCGGATTTCAATTGGGAGGTGGCCGTCTTCAATCGCGACGACGCGTCACCGTCTGGTGGATTTCCCTATGGCGCTCTGGGCAGCACACCTCTTGCAACGTCACTGATGCGGTTTGATCCTCAAAATGGCAAGCTTCTTGAAGGCGGCGCGCTTGAGATAGCAATATCCAACGGCCAGACCATGACGCTTGATCTTGCCGCATCAACACAGCTTGCAGGCGATTATCAGATATCGGCTGCTGAACTGAATGGGCAAGCCCCAAGCGCAACCGTCGATACCATTATTGGGGAAGATGGCATCGTTTATGATCGCTCGGCAAACGGCGACATGCTCGCACGCTATCAACTCGCGATCGCCGATGTCGCGAGCCCGGACAAAATGACCGTCATCAGCGGCAACGTGTTCTCGCCCTCCGCTGAATCCGGCGACATCACCCTTGGAACTGCCGCATCGAACGGCAACGGCAAGATCAGGACAGGCGCTCTGGAAAATTCGAACGTCGATATTGCGCAAGAGCTGACTGACATGATCGAAGCGCAGCGAAGCTATACGGCCAATTCGAAGGTATTCCAGACCGGCTCTGAACTGATGGAAGTTCTGGTTAATTTAAAACGGTAA
- a CDS encoding helix-turn-helix domain-containing protein, whose translation MDIREIFAKNLKRLRLAKGLSQEELAHRADIDRTYISSLERCVYGVSIDVLGRLAVVLEVEPAELLKIAQ comes from the coding sequence ATGGACATACGAGAAATCTTCGCAAAGAATTTGAAGAGATTGCGACTGGCTAAAGGGCTATCGCAGGAAGAGCTTGCACATCGAGCCGATATAGATCGAACCTACATCAGCTCTCTTGAACGATGTGTATATGGCGTTAGCATCGACGTGCTGGGCAGATTGGCAGTAGTGCTGGAGGTCGAGCCCGCAGAATTGCTGAAGATTGCACAGTGA
- the glmM gene encoding phosphoglucosamine mutase, which produces MTRKYFGTDGIRGKANSFPMTPDIAMKVGMAVGHIFRRKGQASRVVIGKDTRRSGYMLENALVAGFTAAGMDVFLLGPIPTPAVAMLCRSLRADIGVMISASHNPFYDNGIKLFGPDGFKLSDEIELQIESLIDSDLSAHLATHGEVGKAKRVDGDIYRYIEFAKRTLPRNISLNGLRVVVDCANGAGYKVAPAALWELGAEVITINDEPNGININEDCGSTHPIGLMKKVHEVRADVGIALDGDADRVLLVDENGTVIDGDQLLAVIAESWAKSDRLQGGGIVATIMSNLGLERYLHDHNMTLARTKVGDRYVVEHMREHGFNVGGEQSGHIVLSDFATTGDGLVSALQILAVAQEENKPLSELCRKFEPVPQLLKNVRTAGGKPLENKKVKSAIDEATDRLGSQGRLVIRPSGTEPLIRVMAEGDDRALVEKVVNDIINVISSESAAA; this is translated from the coding sequence ATGACACGTAAATATTTTGGAACTGATGGTATTCGCGGTAAGGCAAACAGCTTTCCGATGACGCCAGATATTGCCATGAAAGTCGGTATGGCGGTTGGGCATATTTTTCGCCGCAAGGGCCAAGCTTCGCGCGTTGTGATCGGTAAGGATACGCGCCGCTCTGGTTACATGCTGGAAAATGCGCTTGTGGCGGGGTTCACTGCCGCCGGTATGGACGTGTTTCTGCTCGGTCCAATTCCAACGCCTGCGGTCGCGATGCTTTGCCGTTCGCTGCGTGCCGATATTGGTGTGATGATCTCGGCTTCGCACAATCCATTCTATGACAATGGTATCAAGCTGTTTGGTCCTGATGGCTTCAAGCTCTCAGATGAGATCGAATTGCAGATTGAAAGCCTGATCGATAGCGATCTCTCTGCGCATCTCGCGACCCATGGCGAAGTGGGTAAGGCCAAGCGCGTCGATGGTGATATTTATCGCTATATCGAATTTGCGAAGCGCACGCTGCCGCGCAATATCTCGCTTAATGGTCTTCGCGTTGTGGTGGATTGCGCCAATGGCGCGGGCTACAAGGTAGCGCCCGCCGCACTTTGGGAACTCGGCGCCGAGGTCATCACCATTAATGACGAGCCAAACGGCATCAATATCAATGAGGATTGCGGCTCGACCCATCCGATTGGCCTGATGAAGAAGGTGCATGAAGTGCGCGCCGATGTCGGCATTGCGCTTGATGGCGATGCGGATCGCGTTCTGCTTGTCGATGAAAACGGCACCGTGATCGACGGCGACCAGCTTCTCGCGGTTATTGCCGAATCATGGGCAAAGTCAGATCGTCTGCAAGGCGGTGGGATCGTCGCGACGATCATGTCCAATCTCGGCCTTGAGCGTTACCTGCATGATCATAACATGACGCTGGCCCGTACCAAGGTTGGCGACCGCTACGTGGTTGAACACATGCGTGAGCATGGCTTCAATGTTGGTGGGGAACAGTCCGGTCATATTGTTCTGTCGGATTTTGCTACGACGGGCGATGGGCTGGTCTCTGCCTTGCAGATTCTTGCCGTTGCACAGGAAGAGAACAAGCCGTTGAGCGAGTTGTGCCGCAAGTTTGAGCCAGTGCCACAGCTTCTTAAGAATGTGCGTACCGCTGGCGGAAAGCCGCTTGAAAATAAGAAGGTTAAGAGCGCTATCGATGAAGCGACTGATCGTCTGGGTTCGCAGGGGCGTCTGGTTATTCGTCCATCCGGAACTGAACCGCTGATCCGCGTTATGGCGGAAGGCGATGACCGTGCACTCGTTGAGAAGGTCGTTAACGACATCATCAACGTGATTTCTTCGGAAAGCGCTGCGGCCTGA
- the ftsH gene encoding ATP-dependent zinc metalloprotease FtsH: MNPNYRNFALWAIIALLLIALFNLFQSPGQRSNSREVSYSQFIDDVSNGRVKSVTITGEKISGTFADNGSTFQTYSPGDTGLVSRLEEKGVTITARPENDGSGSLLGILLSWLPMILILGVWIFFMRQMQGGSRGAMGFGKSKAKLLTEAHGRITFQDVAGVEEAKQDLEEIVEFLRDPQKFQRLGGKIPRGVLLVGPPGTGKTLLARSVAGEANVPFFTISGSDFVEMFVGVGASRVRDMFEQAKKNAPCIIFIDEIDAVGRHRGAGLGGGNDEREQTLNQLLVEMDGFEANESIILIAATNRPDVLDPALLRPGRFDRQVVVPNPDIVGREQILKVHVRNVPLAPNVDLKVVARGTPGFSGADLANLVNESALMAARRNKRLVTMQEFEDAKDKIMMGAERRSAMTPEEKANTAYHEAGHAILAINVPKSDPVHKATIIPRGRALGMVMQLPEGDRYSATYTWMVSRLAILMGGRVAEELKFGKENITSGASSDIQQATKLARSMVTQWGYSDKLGRVAYGDNQEEVFLGHSVSRTQNISEATAQIIDAEVRRLVDEAYAEATRILTEKREDWIALAEGLLEYETLSGDEIKELLAGNKPSRDQGNDTPSRGSGVPKAGSPRKRKGEEPGSEPGIEPNPQPQ; encoded by the coding sequence ATGAATCCGAACTATCGCAACTTCGCCCTCTGGGCGATCATTGCTCTACTTTTGATAGCGTTGTTCAACCTGTTCCAGAGTCCTGGCCAGCGCTCGAATTCCCGTGAAGTTTCCTACTCCCAGTTTATCGATGACGTTTCCAATGGACGCGTGAAGTCGGTTACAATTACTGGTGAGAAGATCAGCGGTACATTTGCCGATAATGGATCGACATTCCAGACTTATTCGCCGGGCGATACAGGACTGGTTTCCCGTCTTGAAGAGAAGGGTGTAACCATCACTGCCCGTCCTGAAAATGACGGTTCCGGCTCGCTTCTTGGTATCCTGCTGTCATGGTTGCCGATGATTCTTATTCTGGGTGTTTGGATTTTCTTCATGCGCCAGATGCAGGGTGGTTCACGCGGTGCGATGGGCTTTGGCAAGTCGAAGGCGAAGCTTTTGACCGAAGCGCATGGTCGTATCACTTTCCAAGATGTAGCTGGCGTTGAAGAAGCCAAGCAGGATCTGGAAGAAATCGTAGAATTCCTGCGTGATCCGCAGAAGTTCCAGCGTCTTGGCGGTAAGATTCCGCGTGGCGTACTGCTTGTTGGCCCTCCCGGAACGGGTAAAACTTTGCTCGCGCGTTCTGTTGCAGGCGAAGCCAATGTGCCGTTCTTCACGATTTCCGGTTCTGACTTCGTTGAAATGTTTGTTGGTGTTGGTGCAAGCCGCGTCCGCGATATGTTCGAACAGGCGAAGAAAAATGCGCCTTGCATTATTTTCATCGACGAAATCGATGCGGTTGGTCGTCATCGTGGCGCAGGTCTTGGCGGCGGTAACGATGAACGTGAGCAGACGCTCAACCAGCTTCTGGTCGAGATGGATGGTTTTGAAGCAAACGAATCGATCATTCTGATTGCTGCAACCAACCGTCCTGACGTTCTTGATCCAGCACTTCTTCGTCCGGGCCGTTTTGACCGTCAGGTCGTTGTTCCAAACCCGGATATTGTTGGTCGTGAACAGATCCTCAAAGTGCATGTGCGTAATGTGCCGCTTGCTCCCAATGTCGATCTTAAGGTTGTGGCACGCGGTACACCGGGCTTTTCTGGCGCGGACCTTGCTAACCTCGTCAACGAATCTGCTTTGATGGCAGCGCGTCGCAACAAGCGCCTCGTGACCATGCAGGAATTTGAAGACGCCAAGGACAAGATCATGATGGGTGCGGAACGCCGCTCCGCCATGACGCCGGAAGAAAAGGCGAATACGGCCTATCACGAAGCTGGCCATGCTATTCTGGCGATCAACGTGCCAAAGTCTGATCCGGTCCATAAGGCGACAATCATTCCGCGCGGTCGCGCGCTGGGTATGGTGATGCAGTTGCCGGAAGGCGATCGTTATTCTGCGACCTATACCTGGATGGTTTCGCGCCTTGCGATTCTGATGGGCGGACGTGTTGCGGAAGAGCTGAAATTCGGTAAGGAAAACATCACATCCGGTGCATCCTCCGATATTCAGCAGGCAACCAAGCTAGCGCGTTCGATGGTAACGCAGTGGGGTTATTCCGACAAGCTAGGTCGCGTGGCCTATGGCGACAATCAGGAAGAAGTGTTCCTCGGTCACTCGGTTTCGCGCACGCAGAATATTTCGGAAGCAACTGCGCAGATCATTGATGCTGAAGTACGCCGTCTTGTGGATGAAGCCTATGCAGAAGCAACCCGTATCCTGACTGAAAAGCGTGAGGACTGGATTGCTCTTGCTGAAGGTCTGCTTGAATATGAAACGCTCAGTGGCGATGAAATCAAGGAACTGCTTGCGGGCAACAAGCCATCGCGTGATCAAGGGAATGATACGCCATCGCGTGGTTCGGGCGTTCCGAAAGCTGGCAGCCCACGCAAGCGCAAGGGTGAAGAACCCGGCAGTGAGCCTGGTATTGAGCCCAACCCACAGCCGCAGTAA
- the tilS gene encoding tRNA lysidine(34) synthetase TilS, with protein MGLSPTDIFEPFRLDCAKGIIAAVSGGSDSLALLFLLKDYLATLDNPPPLTAVTIDHRLRAESAQEADNVGVLCHQYGIAHRVLSWDDAKPKTGLAAAARSARYRLLVQAAHDADADFIATGHTRDDQIETFLMRKERSSHSEARGLAAMAPQSWLENSVVLVRPLLETSRSNLRQELTDKSVVWIDDPSNVNTNYERPRVRLSSASEADPDRVMAQVALASVARKRDNAALVSALSNPGCLQMNAFGTILVDASIYAALPESVRRLFSGLLASIAGGRRFLPGDAERARIEKLLSGQEKVGRLTVFGALVERGKNGEPHKFRRERRNLPTMELHPGQTIIWDGRYRFKNDAQTLFEVAAPDRQELTDFIEVHQMELDFTQREALLVLPAIYQNGKLQQLPAVNGQQLPSGITVEKHFAIFDHVLPGYDFALAKAIETQFGRECPNFYKPV; from the coding sequence GTGGGGCTTTCCCCGACTGATATTTTTGAGCCTTTCAGATTAGATTGCGCTAAGGGAATCATTGCTGCCGTGTCAGGCGGGAGCGATTCTCTGGCTCTTCTTTTCCTTTTGAAAGACTATCTCGCGACGCTGGATAATCCGCCGCCGCTGACAGCTGTTACGATTGATCATCGTTTGCGTGCGGAATCGGCGCAAGAGGCTGACAATGTAGGTGTGCTTTGCCACCAATATGGCATAGCACACCGTGTTCTTTCATGGGACGACGCCAAACCGAAAACTGGTCTCGCCGCCGCCGCTCGTTCTGCGCGTTATCGGTTGCTGGTTCAGGCGGCGCATGATGCGGATGCTGATTTTATTGCGACGGGGCATACGCGCGATGATCAGATCGAAACATTTTTGATGCGCAAAGAGCGGAGCTCTCATTCAGAAGCCCGTGGTCTTGCTGCAATGGCACCGCAGTCATGGCTTGAAAATTCGGTGGTCTTGGTGAGGCCGCTGTTGGAAACGTCCCGTTCAAACCTGCGGCAAGAGCTTACGGATAAATCGGTCGTCTGGATTGATGATCCCAGCAACGTAAACACCAATTATGAGCGTCCGCGCGTGCGGCTGTCATCGGCTTCCGAAGCCGATCCGGACCGCGTGATGGCGCAAGTTGCACTGGCATCTGTGGCACGCAAACGCGATAATGCGGCGCTTGTTTCAGCACTTTCAAACCCCGGTTGCCTGCAAATGAATGCCTTCGGCACGATTTTGGTCGATGCCTCCATTTATGCAGCGCTGCCAGAAAGTGTTCGGCGCTTGTTTTCTGGCCTTCTTGCATCGATTGCTGGCGGGCGGCGTTTTCTTCCCGGTGATGCTGAGCGTGCACGGATTGAAAAGCTGTTGTCTGGTCAGGAGAAAGTTGGCCGTCTGACGGTGTTTGGCGCGCTTGTTGAGCGTGGTAAAAATGGTGAGCCGCATAAGTTTCGTCGCGAACGCCGTAATCTGCCAACCATGGAACTTCATCCCGGGCAAACGATCATCTGGGATGGGCGCTATCGCTTTAAAAATGATGCTCAAACGCTGTTTGAAGTGGCAGCACCTGATCGGCAGGAACTGACTGATTTCATTGAAGTGCATCAGATGGAACTTGATTTTACACAACGCGAAGCTTTGCTGGTGCTGCCCGCGATCTATCAAAACGGCAAATTGCAGCAACTTCCGGCGGTTAACGGTCAACAGTTGCCTTCAGGAATCACTGTCGAAAAGCACTTCGCAATCTTTGATCATGTGCTTCCGGGCTATGATTTTGCGCTGGCAAAGGCCATTGAAACGCAATTTGGGCGCGAATGTCCTAATTTTTATAAACCAGTTTGA
- the ybgF gene encoding tol-pal system protein YbgF translates to MRKPMRKVTLAIAMLPLLASAPVLAASGFSQQGNIQLAQAGSPGGDQFSQQVCNLAHQNAQSYARIMQLRDNMLKIQRENETRFRALEKGNGGGQNHVNIGSTAILDDAMRDNGSGGGQGGYQQSPGLQQELIRNLTGKVEDVDAQISFTNELLQKTQDDNDFRFEELEKKQGLAAPAKSTAQNPQVSPPPGSDLCAQGIGNPVSTADALSNRAEAMNFQVLELQDQMQKMQEDNERRFQKLEGGRADAGKAPDETSLADATPAGNPDNGVSGNVAQGGDFGSDTQLATHDTSGADSVAIGSGAAPQGGPQRGEPPRSLGSIRFDNNGNVIGETIDVQPRPVEQGAALPAGQAVASLPTDDNPNSLYQAAYQYVMSGDYKAAETGFREHIKRYPADPTTAEARYWLGESLYGQARYPEAATVFIDTQRDYPDSKRAPENMFKLGMTLEKMDNHDVACATFKQIPERYPKAAPAILKRVSDERARIKC, encoded by the coding sequence ATGAGGAAACCAATGAGGAAAGTGACGCTGGCAATTGCCATGCTGCCGCTTTTGGCGAGTGCGCCGGTTCTGGCAGCATCTGGTTTTTCGCAGCAGGGAAATATTCAACTTGCGCAAGCTGGAAGTCCGGGTGGCGATCAGTTTTCGCAGCAGGTTTGTAATCTGGCGCATCAGAACGCACAGTCCTATGCCCGCATCATGCAACTGCGCGACAACATGCTGAAAATTCAGCGTGAGAATGAAACCCGTTTTCGTGCGCTGGAAAAGGGCAATGGTGGTGGACAGAATCACGTGAATATCGGTTCGACCGCAATTCTTGACGACGCTATGCGTGACAATGGCAGCGGGGGCGGTCAGGGCGGCTATCAGCAAAGCCCCGGCTTGCAGCAAGAATTGATCCGTAACCTCACCGGTAAGGTCGAGGACGTCGACGCGCAGATTTCATTTACGAATGAGCTGCTGCAGAAGACGCAGGATGATAATGATTTCCGCTTTGAAGAGCTGGAAAAGAAGCAGGGTCTAGCGGCTCCTGCAAAGTCCACTGCCCAAAATCCTCAGGTCAGCCCCCCTCCCGGCAGTGATCTTTGTGCGCAGGGCATTGGCAATCCGGTAAGCACCGCCGATGCGCTCAGCAACCGTGCCGAAGCCATGAACTTCCAGGTCCTCGAATTGCAGGACCAGATGCAGAAAATGCAGGAAGACAATGAACGTCGCTTCCAGAAGCTGGAAGGTGGCCGCGCCGATGCGGGCAAAGCGCCGGACGAGACTTCGCTTGCTGATGCGACGCCAGCTGGAAACCCCGATAATGGGGTTTCTGGTAATGTGGCGCAGGGCGGTGATTTTGGTTCAGATACACAGTTGGCGACCCATGATACATCGGGCGCCGATTCCGTGGCTATTGGTTCAGGTGCTGCCCCGCAGGGTGGCCCACAACGTGGAGAGCCGCCGCGCTCGCTCGGCTCCATCCGCTTTGACAACAATGGCAATGTAATCGGCGAAACTATTGATGTGCAGCCTCGTCCGGTTGAGCAAGGCGCTGCGTTGCCAGCGGGTCAGGCAGTGGCATCGCTGCCGACTGATGATAATCCAAATTCGCTGTATCAGGCCGCGTATCAATATGTGATGTCGGGCGATTATAAAGCAGCGGAGACTGGTTTCCGGGAGCATATCAAGCGCTATCCTGCTGATCCAACCACGGCTGAAGCACGCTATTGGCTGGGTGAATCGCTGTATGGTCAGGCACGTTATCCCGAAGCTGCGACTGTTTTCATCGATACGCAGCGCGATTATCCGGATTCCAAACGTGCACCAGAAAATATGTTCAAGCTCGGTATGACACTTGAAAAAATGGATAATCACGACGTTGCTTGTGCAACATTCAAGCAGATTCCAGAACGCTATCCGAAGGCTGCGCCTGCCATTTTGAAGCGGGTGAGCGATGAGCGCGCGCGTATCAAATGTTGA
- the pal gene encoding peptidoglycan-associated lipoprotein Pal yields MRRIQSIARSPIAIALFMSLAVVGCASKKNLPNNAGDLGLAGGAATPGSAQDFTVNVGDRILFDLDSSLIRSDAQQTLSKQAQWLQRYPQYSITVEGHADERGTREYNLALGQRRAAATRDFLAARGVPTSRMRTVSYGNERPIAVCDNNSCWSQNRRAVTVLNGAGS; encoded by the coding sequence ATGCGCCGTATCCAGTCGATTGCACGTAGCCCGATCGCTATTGCCCTTTTCATGTCGCTCGCCGTTGTTGGTTGTGCGTCCAAGAAGAATCTTCCAAACAATGCCGGTGATCTTGGCTTGGCTGGTGGCGCTGCAACGCCCGGCTCCGCTCAGGATTTCACTGTAAACGTTGGTGACCGCATTCTGTTTGACCTCGATTCGTCGCTGATCCGCTCGGACGCACAGCAGACATTGTCGAAGCAGGCTCAGTGGTTGCAGCGTTACCCACAGTACTCGATCACTGTCGAAGGCCATGCCGACGAACGCGGTACGCGTGAGTACAACCTTGCCCTTGGCCAGCGTCGTGCTGCTGCAACCCGTGACTTCCTTGCAGCCCGTGGCGTTCCAACCAGCCGCATGCGCACCGTTTCTTACGGCAATGAGCGTCCAATCGCTGTTTGCGATAACAACTCTTGCTGGTCGCAGAACCGTCGTGCTGTTACCGTCCTTAACGGTGCTGGCAGCTAA